In one Bosea sp. RAC05 genomic region, the following are encoded:
- a CDS encoding 2-dehydro-3-deoxygalactonokinase, which translates to MPRPLIALDWGTTRARAFLISAAGEVLERRSADQGIQSVPAGGFPAAFEAIAGDLRRMAPEAQIVLAGMVGSRNGWVEAAYVPCPASPDAIAAAGLTVALADGTPALILPGLSCDEGAFDVMRGEETLIVGLGLADGIVCLPGTHSKWALVEGGRITRFASFMTGEIWGLLRQNSILSRLAEEQSEEGARLGLAAGFAASRRPGGLLNTAFAARSEVLAGRLPGSAVGPYLSALLVGHEIAGALALFGRHDTVHLVAEGAMAESYGAGLAAAGLQALVTTPEAAFVAGIRRLAGAIAA; encoded by the coding sequence ATGCCCAGACCCCTGATCGCGCTCGACTGGGGCACGACCCGCGCCCGCGCTTTCCTCATCTCGGCAGCCGGCGAGGTTCTGGAGCGCCGCAGCGCCGACCAGGGCATCCAGTCGGTTCCCGCAGGCGGTTTCCCGGCCGCCTTCGAGGCCATCGCCGGCGACCTGCGCCGGATGGCGCCCGAGGCGCAGATCGTGCTGGCGGGCATGGTCGGCAGCCGCAATGGCTGGGTCGAGGCGGCTTATGTGCCATGCCCGGCCTCGCCGGATGCCATCGCCGCGGCCGGCCTGACGGTCGCGCTGGCCGACGGCACGCCTGCGCTGATCCTGCCCGGCCTCTCCTGCGACGAGGGCGCCTTCGACGTCATGCGCGGCGAGGAGACCCTGATCGTCGGGCTCGGGCTGGCGGACGGCATCGTCTGCCTGCCCGGCACGCATTCGAAATGGGCCCTCGTGGAGGGCGGACGGATCACCCGCTTCGCCAGCTTCATGACCGGCGAGATCTGGGGCCTGCTGCGGCAGAACTCGATCCTCTCCCGTCTCGCCGAGGAGCAAAGCGAGGAGGGCGCACGGCTCGGCCTGGCGGCGGGCTTTGCCGCCTCGCGGCGCCCCGGCGGCCTGCTCAACACCGCCTTCGCGGCCCGCTCTGAGGTCTTGGCCGGGCGGCTGCCGGGTTCGGCCGTCGGCCCCTATCTCTCGGCCCTGCTGGTCGGCCACGAGATCGCGGGCGCGCTGGCGTTGTTCGGGCGGCATGACACCGTCCATCTCGTCGCCGAGGGCGCCATGGCGGAGAGCTACGGCGCCGGGCTGGCCGCGGCGGGGCTGCAGGCCCTTGTGACGACGCCGGAAGCCGCCTTCGTCGCCGGCATCCGCCGTCTCGCCGGAGCCATCGCGGCATGA
- a CDS encoding retropepsin-like aspartic protease family protein — translation MAQNPVVWALGIAAIASLSAVGYGGRLADWVGMGEAPSAASMTASPATARANEPPAAPFRPAEPPTLTVAADYRGHYVVHPSIDNFRVQMLVDTGASLVALTAKDAIALGIRPSPGDYKMTLSTANGTVKGARVTLREIRLGSILVRNVEAVVLPEGALSMSLLGTSFLAKLRGYEVQTGRMILRG, via the coding sequence ATGGCACAAAATCCGGTCGTCTGGGCGCTCGGGATCGCGGCGATCGCGTCACTGAGCGCGGTGGGATATGGCGGAAGGCTGGCCGACTGGGTCGGCATGGGCGAAGCGCCGAGTGCCGCGAGCATGACCGCAAGCCCGGCCACGGCGCGGGCGAACGAGCCGCCGGCCGCGCCGTTCCGTCCCGCCGAACCGCCGACCCTGACGGTGGCGGCCGATTATCGCGGCCACTATGTCGTGCATCCCTCGATCGACAATTTCCGCGTGCAGATGCTCGTCGATACCGGCGCCAGCCTCGTCGCGCTGACGGCGAAGGATGCGATCGCGCTGGGCATCCGCCCCTCCCCGGGGGATTACAAGATGACGCTGAGCACCGCCAACGGGACGGTGAAGGGGGCCCGCGTCACCCTGCGCGAGATCCGCCTCGGCTCCATCCTCGTCCGCAATGTCGAGGCGGTCGTCCTGCCCGAAGGCGCGCTTTCGATGAGCCTGCTCGGCACCTCCTTCCTTGCCAAGCTGCGCGGCTACGAGGTCCAGACCGGCCGCATGATCCTGCGCGGCTGA
- the pcaH gene encoding protocatechuate 3,4-dioxygenase subunit beta, with protein sequence MSLIYPRESLAAHPANASPAYGSTVKRAPSQPLILLPHTLSETTGPVFGHSAVAAGDSDLTRQHVGEPLGERIIVSGRVLDEDGRPVPHTLIEIWQANAAGRYVHVRDQHPAPLDPNFTGAGRALTDAEGRYRFVTVKPGAYPWRNHHNAWRPAHIHFSLFGPSFLSRVITQMYFPGDPLFQYDPIFQSITDAQVRDRLVSRFDLATTEPEWALGYQFDIVLRGRNATPVEEPHEH encoded by the coding sequence ATGAGCCTGATCTATCCCCGCGAGAGCCTGGCTGCGCATCCGGCGAACGCCTCGCCGGCCTATGGCTCGACGGTGAAGCGCGCGCCGTCGCAGCCACTGATCCTGCTGCCCCACACCCTCTCGGAGACGACCGGCCCGGTCTTCGGCCATTCGGCGGTCGCTGCGGGGGATTCCGACCTGACCCGCCAGCATGTCGGCGAACCGCTGGGCGAACGCATCATCGTCTCGGGCCGCGTGCTCGACGAGGACGGCCGGCCGGTGCCGCATACGCTGATCGAGATCTGGCAGGCCAATGCGGCCGGGCGCTATGTCCATGTCCGCGACCAGCATCCGGCGCCGCTCGATCCCAACTTCACCGGGGCCGGCCGGGCCCTGACGGATGCCGAAGGGCGCTACCGCTTCGTCACGGTCAAGCCCGGCGCCTATCCCTGGCGCAACCATCACAATGCCTGGCGCCCGGCCCATATCCATTTCTCGCTCTTCGGGCCGAGCTTCCTGTCGCGGGTGATCACCCAGATGTATTTCCCGGGCGATCCGCTGTTCCAATACGATCCGATCTTCCAGTCGATCACCGACGCTCAGGTGCGCGATCGGCTCGTCTCGCGCTTCGACCTCGCCACGACCGAGCCGGAATGGGCGCTCGGCTACCAGTTCGACATCGTCCTGCGCGGCCGCAACGCGACGCCGGTGGAGGAACCGCATGAGCATTGA
- a CDS encoding phosphomannomutase/phosphoglucomutase produces MFPKPLPELTPNTFAYESLPMVKPTGFREYDARWFFGEELNLMGVQAVGMGLGTLIRRMGIAPEIVTGHDFRGYSSSIKMALVTGLMAAGCKVHDIGLAMSPMAYFAQFALDVPCVAMVTASHNDNGWTGIKMGAQRPVTFGPEEMGALKEIVLSGDFDLVGGGSYVFVPDFPAVYFKDLTSRPKITRKLKVIAACGNGTAGAFAPQILEALGCEVIPMDAELDHTFPRYNPNPEDMKMLHAMADAVKAHGADVALGFDGDGDRCGVVDNHGEEIFADKIGVMLARDLGRLHPGAQFVVDVKSTGLFHTDPELQALGVRTDYWKTGHSYIKRRVRDLNALAGFEKSGHFFFNAPVGRGYDDGLVTAIAVIDMLDRNPGKSMAELYAAVPKTWGTPTMAAKCADEIKYQVSERVTAAIQALQTQGADFAGQPIRDVVTVNGVRVTTRDGSWALVRASSNKPELVVVCESPVSDARMREVFAAIDAVLRLNPEVGAYNQTI; encoded by the coding sequence ATGTTCCCCAAGCCGCTCCCGGAACTGACACCCAACACCTTCGCCTACGAATCCCTGCCGATGGTCAAGCCGACCGGCTTTCGCGAATACGATGCGCGCTGGTTCTTCGGCGAGGAACTCAATCTGATGGGCGTCCAGGCCGTCGGCATGGGGCTTGGCACGCTGATCCGGCGCATGGGCATCGCGCCCGAGATCGTCACGGGGCATGATTTCCGGGGCTATTCCTCCTCGATCAAGATGGCGCTGGTCACCGGCCTGATGGCGGCGGGCTGCAAGGTTCACGACATCGGGCTGGCCATGTCGCCCATGGCCTATTTCGCCCAGTTCGCGCTCGACGTGCCCTGCGTCGCGATGGTGACCGCCTCCCACAACGACAATGGCTGGACGGGCATCAAGATGGGCGCCCAGCGGCCCGTCACCTTCGGCCCGGAGGAGATGGGCGCGCTCAAGGAGATCGTCCTCTCGGGGGACTTCGATCTCGTCGGCGGCGGCTCCTATGTCTTCGTGCCGGACTTCCCGGCGGTCTACTTCAAGGACCTCACCTCCCGGCCGAAGATCACCCGCAAGCTCAAGGTGATCGCGGCCTGCGGCAACGGCACGGCCGGCGCCTTCGCCCCGCAGATCCTCGAGGCGCTGGGCTGCGAGGTGATCCCGATGGATGCCGAGCTCGACCACACCTTCCCGCGCTACAATCCCAACCCCGAAGACATGAAGATGCTCCACGCCATGGCCGACGCGGTGAAGGCGCATGGCGCCGACGTCGCGCTCGGATTCGACGGGGACGGGGACCGCTGCGGCGTCGTCGACAACCATGGCGAGGAGATCTTCGCCGACAAGATCGGCGTCATGCTGGCCCGCGATCTCGGCCGGCTGCATCCCGGCGCGCAGTTCGTGGTCGACGTGAAGTCGACGGGCCTGTTCCACACCGATCCCGAACTGCAGGCGCTCGGCGTCAGGACGGACTACTGGAAGACCGGCCATTCCTACATCAAGCGCCGTGTGCGCGATCTGAACGCGCTCGCGGGCTTCGAGAAGTCCGGCCATTTCTTCTTCAACGCCCCGGTCGGCCGCGGCTATGACGACGGGCTCGTCACGGCGATCGCGGTGATCGACATGCTCGACCGCAACCCCGGAAAATCGATGGCGGAGCTCTACGCCGCCGTGCCCAAGACCTGGGGTACGCCGACCATGGCCGCCAAATGCGCCGACGAGATCAAGTACCAGGTCAGCGAGCGCGTGACCGCGGCGATCCAGGCGCTGCAGACGCAAGGGGCGGACTTCGCCGGCCAGCCGATCCGCGACGTCGTCACCGTCAATGGCGTACGCGTCACCACGCGGGACGGCAGCTGGGCCCTCGTGCGGGCCTCGTCGAACAAGCCGGAGCTCGTCGTGGTCTGCGAGAGCCCGGTGTCGGATGCGCGGATGCGCGAGGTCTTCGCCGCGATCGATGCGGTGCTGCGGCTCAACCCGGAAGTCGGCGCCTACAACCAGACGATCTGA
- a CDS encoding ribokinase has protein sequence MIVVFGSLNVDLVTPVERLPGAGETVMGPSYALHPGGKGANQALAARRAGAQVRLVGAVGTDAFADIALSLLAQDGVDLADVARVAAPTGAAFIAVDADGANQIVVAAGANAQASATPLASLPLGEGDILLLQREVPETECLMAARRMKQAGGRVILNLAPAGPPDPALLAGLDMLVANEHEALVLAQSLGWAEREPDDIARRCDGELGIACIVTLGAEGVVGWHGGVRRRLAAPVVSVVDTVAAGDSFTGAFAAALSAGYGFSGALQRGLAAGSLACTAAGAQPSIPRRDAIEALVGQSFL, from the coding sequence ATGATCGTCGTCTTCGGTTCGCTCAACGTCGATCTGGTCACCCCGGTCGAGCGTCTGCCCGGCGCCGGCGAGACCGTGATGGGTCCGTCCTACGCTCTCCATCCCGGCGGCAAGGGCGCCAACCAGGCGCTCGCGGCCCGCCGCGCCGGGGCGCAGGTGCGCCTCGTCGGCGCGGTCGGGACCGATGCCTTCGCCGACATCGCGCTCTCGCTGCTGGCGCAGGACGGGGTCGACCTCGCCGATGTCGCGCGCGTCGCGGCGCCGACCGGCGCCGCCTTCATCGCCGTCGATGCCGACGGCGCCAACCAGATCGTCGTCGCCGCCGGCGCCAATGCCCAGGCGAGCGCGACGCCCCTGGCGTCGCTGCCGCTCGGCGAGGGCGACATCCTGCTGCTCCAGCGCGAGGTGCCGGAAACGGAATGCCTCATGGCGGCACGGCGCATGAAGCAGGCCGGCGGCCGCGTCATCCTCAACCTCGCGCCCGCCGGGCCGCCCGATCCCGCGCTGCTCGCGGGCCTCGACATGCTCGTCGCCAACGAGCACGAGGCGCTGGTGCTGGCGCAGTCGCTGGGCTGGGCCGAGCGGGAGCCCGACGATATCGCCCGCCGCTGCGACGGCGAACTCGGCATCGCCTGCATCGTCACGCTCGGCGCCGAGGGTGTCGTCGGCTGGCATGGCGGCGTCCGCCGCCGGCTCGCGGCCCCCGTCGTCAGTGTGGTCGATACGGTGGCGGCGGGAGACAGCTTCACCGGCGCCTTCGCGGCGGCGCTGTCCGCCGGCTACGGCTTCTCGGGCGCCCTGCAGCGCGGCCTCGCCGCCGGCTCTCTCGCCTGTACGGCGGCCGGCGCCCAGCCGAGCATTCCGCGCCGGGACGCCATCGAGGCCCTGGTCGGGCAGTCCTTCCTCTAG
- the pcaG gene encoding protocatechuate 3,4-dioxygenase subunit alpha encodes MSIDPQTAQAPLGITPSQTIGPFFAYALTPRAYGGSELATGTVAAEGVAGERIRIVGTVYDGDGAPVGDAMLETWQADAQGRYNAAGNAGFTGFGRIEATAEGTFQIETIRPGPVAAPDGTMQAPHLSLSVFARGLLTRLTTRIYFEGEAANAADPVLALVPAERRHTLIATSQPDGSFRFDVHLQGENETVFFAS; translated from the coding sequence ATGAGCATTGATCCGCAAACGGCCCAGGCCCCCCTCGGCATCACGCCGTCGCAGACCATCGGCCCCTTCTTCGCCTATGCGCTGACACCGCGCGCCTATGGCGGCAGCGAGCTCGCCACCGGGACCGTCGCGGCCGAGGGTGTCGCCGGCGAGCGCATCCGCATTGTCGGCACGGTCTATGACGGCGACGGCGCCCCGGTGGGAGACGCCATGCTCGAAACCTGGCAGGCCGACGCGCAGGGCCGCTACAACGCCGCCGGCAATGCCGGATTCACCGGCTTCGGCCGCATCGAGGCGACCGCCGAGGGCACGTTCCAGATCGAGACCATCCGCCCCGGCCCTGTCGCCGCACCGGACGGGACGATGCAGGCGCCGCATCTCTCGCTCTCCGTCTTCGCCCGCGGCCTCCTCACCCGGCTGACGACGCGGATCTATTTCGAAGGCGAAGCGGCAAATGCCGCCGATCCGGTGCTGGCGCTGGTGCCGGCCGAGCGGCGCCACACACTGATCGCGACGAGCCAGCCTGACGGCAGCTTCCGCTTCGATGTCCATCTGCAGGGCGAGAACGAGACGGTCTTCTTCGCGTCGTGA